The genomic interval AAGGAAGACCCATTGAAGCTCACAGAGTCATATTAAGTGCAAGGTCACcatttttcaagaaaaagttTGAGACTGATTGGAAAGAACGCAGTGAAATAAGATTTTCAAGGGAAAAGTTGTCCTATCATGCACTTTATAGCCTTATACATTTCTTTTATTCGGACAGATTAGAGATTGCTGTGGATGACATGGAAGATCTTGTGAGAATTTGCAAAGTATGCAAATGTGAATCACTGCAGAAAATTCTTGAGAAAGAAGTAATTCATCAAAAATATGCAGAGTATAAAGCATTGATAGATGATGACAATTCTCAGAAACGGTATATTTTACAGGGTCTATCCCTTCCTGAAGAAGATAGGCTTCCTGCAGCCTTGCGCAGAATCCTTTTGACAGCCCTTTCAAATTCCACTCATGAAAATGGTCAAGATAGCGGAATCGATAAATTGGTATCTAGGATGGATGCCATGAATATGGCTAAATCTCTAGATGATCTGGCTGATGTTTGTATCAGAGTTGATGGCAAAAATTTTCGATGCCATAAAGTTATTCTAGCATCGAGGTCAGAATATTTCAAAGCAAGATTATCACGTATGAAGGATTTCCACGAAGGGAAAGATGAATTATATATTGACTTCCTTCCTTGCCTTGAAGAACATGACATGAGTATGGAATCATTTGAGAAAATGATTGAATATATGTAAGTCTCTTCCCTTGACTGTGAAAGTTGGTAATTGAAAATATTGGAGGGATTTCATATGCCAACAATTACCACGGTAACTTGATATCATTTTGCTAATCAGTATCTCTGACTTTGTATTATTCTATAGATTCTGATTTACCTGAATCATTGTTAAATGCTTTTCAATGTGGATGTTCTTTcttagattatatatatattcggGAGAAAAGCTTCACTAATTAATTGTATGTCAATCTGGAATATGTAACAAGCTGACCTAACACaaccaattttatttaaatttctagTTTTTCAAGTAATCAGTTGTGACTCCAATTTGACAAGATTGTAAAACCTATTCAATTGCCTTAGTTTTATGAATGCTTGTTATAGTGCCAGGcaatttttgtgttgttttatGTTAGTTTTTGAAGCACGGTACTTCAATTGTGCCTTCTTCACGAAGTTTCTGGgaaaaataagtttatttgtacATTAATGTTCAATTGTGCCTTCTTTCTTGGTTCAGGTACACTGATCGATTGCATGAAATAAATCCAGATCAGGTTTTTATATATCCATATAGATTTCTGTTAAAATAGTTTGTCCTTTTAttgtcaaatatttataatatgttttggaCAGGCTGAAGAAATGTTCGATATTGCTTCTAGATACTTAATGTTTCCTCTTAAGCGTGCGGTGGCTGATGTCTTGTTACCACACTTGGAAATGGTGTCACCCGAAGAACTTTGCAATTGGTTAATGCTAGCGGACATGTACTTATCTTTTTTGCCAGTCTCTCTGAGTCTCTCCTTCATCTTACTTTCATGGCTTTAATTATTGTTGTTTCTTTAATATAGTGGGGGAGGGGAGAGATTCTTCcttcacatttttattttgtttctttattatgattatataattgtttcaatttttttactctGTGCTTTACCTTTTCATTTCTACTTATTTCAGACCTCATTATGTTACTAGAGCTTATTTAATAAGCTCTACTCCAGTAAGAACTTGTAACAGGTGTTCATCCAAATGGTTGGTGAAATGTCTTCTGGTGTAATGATAATTGATCTAAATCAGACTTAGTATTCACTAATGACCTAAAATTCAGATGCACAATTAGATGGATGAAATTCAAAAAGTAGGATTGTAGCTAATACAAGAAAGATCCTCAATATCATTTGTAGATTATTTATAACTGCACAAATTTTAGGAAGAATATCTCTACTGGAATGAAATGAATAGTTCTAGAGTTTTGGTTTACCATTTCCCCTTAATTCTTTCATCACTGCTCAAATTGACCTTAGACTTGTGTTGTAAGAGGAAACCATGTTTCCTAACTCCTAACTGCTGAGTATTGTAGCCTGTTGTGGTGAATTTCATGTTATTTTCATATCTTTTTTCTTACTATATTATGAAATACcatgttgaaaatatatttagatcTAATAATGAAGCTGCACAGATcatattttggttttatttgtatttctattgaatatttgttaatttccaGGTATGGTGTTTTCAAGATTCGGGAACACTGTCTAGACACCATTGCCTGTAATTTTGAAACATTTGCTGATACTAAAGAATTCCGGGCAATGCTGTTGACTTTGCCTGCACCATCTGGAGATTCATCTCTTCGTACCACTGTCCCGAGCATTCCTGGATCTGCCCTGAATAATGATCAAGGAAATCTTCTTGATGATTTACGTGACAAATGGCTTGAAATTGAAGCTGCTGAGCTTGACGAGAGAGATGAGAGTGCTTTGCAATTTGACAAGTGCCTTGAGATGCTTTTGATTGTTGCAGAGCAAGAAAAATCATCAGGAAATGCTGATTCGGAAGGTATTAATGCTATCACACGCTTGACTTTCTCTCCAATCACACCTGTAGTTTCAGGTGAAGAAAAAGAACCGTAGATTTCTGAACCCTGTTTTCTTGAAATGTATAGATTTTTTAGATAATCGCGGTGGTAGTTTAATTTAGAGATAGCATGATACTAAGTTAGGTTGCTTGGAGTGGTTAAGTTGGTTTTTAGTAACTGAAGTTGCTCGGGCATTCATTGATTCATAAAGttctatttatattattattattacacgATAGTCTTGACATTTTGATTGCTTACATGATTGTGTGCTTGTTCTAACGAGTCTCGTCAAATAGCAGCTATAGCAGTGCTATAATATtgcaaaatttgaacaaatagaTATTACTTTGCGATACACtgtttaatataaagtgttgtcaaattGTCGTTATTGTAGCGTTATAGCACTACAACATATCTCATTCAGTTTCTGTGTCCTCGTTGATTGTAATAAGGATAAGGATCAGGGGTTTATAGCTGGTATAAACAGTAGTTAATGTTCTATATTATTCGTTTACGCCAATATAGGCAAgataatgttattttaaatgTGCTAAAATATGcttattacaaataaataagaaGCAAAAATATACTTCGGTTTTCCATGCAGTTGAGGGGCAGATTGAATTATTAGTATAATTCTATAAATGGATTGGATGATTTTtagtataattttataaatggatTGGATGGTATTTAGTAAATGGATGAGCGGCTGATTGAATTTGAGTCATTTGAAAAAGGGATAGATTGAATCTTTTACTGAATTTTTAGTGGattataaatgaattatttttatctatcGATTAGAattgaaatcaaaatttattcaattaatcTATTTCACCCCTACGCATTAGCTTGCAA from Cicer arietinum cultivar CDC Frontier isolate Library 1 chromosome 5, Cicar.CDCFrontier_v2.0, whole genome shotgun sequence carries:
- the LOC101492221 gene encoding BTB/POZ domain-containing protein At2g04740, whose translation is MSFIDDGIDLDPSDFGSSVPLKKVPNGDVFQASRAGDLDRLRYLLECGVNVNARDQWDSVALYYACLAGHLDAARMLLESGAICSEHTFDGDRCHYAALNLKVRKLLKAFEARPPPLDPLQSSLRDTFFACPANSLSGGFQFPGISSTQGSNSNYFPPDVVFTVQGRPIEAHRVILSARSPFFKKKFETDWKERSEIRFSREKLSYHALYSLIHFFYSDRLEIAVDDMEDLVRICKVCKCESLQKILEKEVIHQKYAEYKALIDDDNSQKRYILQGLSLPEEDRLPAALRRILLTALSNSTHENGQDSGIDKLVSRMDAMNMAKSLDDLADVCIRVDGKNFRCHKVILASRSEYFKARLSRMKDFHEGKDELYIDFLPCLEEHDMSMESFEKMIEYMYTDRLHEINPDQAEEMFDIASRYLMFPLKRAVADVLLPHLEMVSPEELCNWLMLADMYGVFKIREHCLDTIACNFETFADTKEFRAMLLTLPAPSGDSSLRTTVPSIPGSALNNDQGNLLDDLRDKWLEIEAAELDERDESALQFDKCLEMLLIVAEQEKSSGNADSEGINAITRLTFSPITPVVSGEEKEP